From a region of the Cataglyphis hispanica isolate Lineage 1 chromosome 24, ULB_Chis1_1.0, whole genome shotgun sequence genome:
- the LOC126858340 gene encoding WASH complex subunit 3 isoform X1 codes for MSDYKIPIIEPTIDYTKVPPINQKRTVSFINHFITHTVTFLNKFALCCEERLFEFENKLQKLEASLEILESRLSSIPGLEQEHHKESDSFNENDKSKLEEVEVHKVDEPDNSEVKPKAEETKVQSAAKDPRYEKYFKMLHVGVPKEGVKLKMKQEGLDTSILDIP; via the exons ATGAGTGACTACAAGATACCGATAATCGAGCCGACAATAGATTACACAAAG GTACCGCCAATCAACCAAAAACGAACGGtctcttttataaatcattttattactcATACCGTtacgtttttaaataaatttgcccTATGCTGCGAGGAGAGACTATTCGAGTTTGAAAATAAGTTGCAAAAGTTAGAAGCGTCGTTAGAGATACTAGAATCGCGG TTATCTTCTATACCTGGTTTAGAACAAGAACATCATAAAGAATCAGATAGTTTTAATGAGAATGATAAGAGTAAGTTAGAGGAAGTAGAAGTACACAAAGTGGATGAGCCTGATAACAGTGAAGTAAAACCTAAAGCCGAAGAGACAAAAGTACAGTCTGCAGCTAAAGATCCTCGCTATGAAAAGTACTTTAAAATGTTACATGTTGGTGTACCAAAAGAAGGCGTTAAATTAAAGATGAAGCAGGAAGGATTGGATACCTCCATATTGGA CATTCCATAA
- the LOC126858340 gene encoding WASH complex subunit 3 isoform X2, translating into MSDYKIPIIEPTIDYTKVPPINQKRTVSFINHFITHTVTFLNKFALCCEERLFEFENKLQKLEASLEILESRLSSIPGLEQEHHKESDSFNENDKSKLEEVEVHKVDEPDNSEVKPKAEETKVQSAAKDPRYEKYFKMLHVGVPKEGVKLKMKQEGLDTSILE; encoded by the exons ATGAGTGACTACAAGATACCGATAATCGAGCCGACAATAGATTACACAAAG GTACCGCCAATCAACCAAAAACGAACGGtctcttttataaatcattttattactcATACCGTtacgtttttaaataaatttgcccTATGCTGCGAGGAGAGACTATTCGAGTTTGAAAATAAGTTGCAAAAGTTAGAAGCGTCGTTAGAGATACTAGAATCGCGG TTATCTTCTATACCTGGTTTAGAACAAGAACATCATAAAGAATCAGATAGTTTTAATGAGAATGATAAGAGTAAGTTAGAGGAAGTAGAAGTACACAAAGTGGATGAGCCTGATAACAGTGAAGTAAAACCTAAAGCCGAAGAGACAAAAGTACAGTCTGCAGCTAAAGATCCTCGCTATGAAAAGTACTTTAAAATGTTACATGTTGGTGTACCAAAAGAAGGCGTTAAATTAAAGATGAAGCAGGAAGGATTGGATACCTCCATATTGGA ATAG
- the LOC126858342 gene encoding 60S ribosomal protein L44-like — MQQIDALSNSSRPTALRISGRVARFFAFPFSFYTFKMVNVPKQRRTFCKKCKVHKNHKVTQYKKSKERHASQGRRRYDRKQQGFGGQTKPIFRKKAKTTKKIVLRMECTECKYRKQIPLKRCKHFELGGDKKRKGQMIQF, encoded by the exons ACGCGCTGAGTAATAGTTCCCGTCCAACGGCGCTTCGAATTTCCGGTCGAGTCGCACGTTTCTTTGCGTTTCCTTTTTCCTTCTATACGTTCAAGATG gtTAACGTACCGAAGCAAAGGCGtactttttgcaaaaaatgcaAAGTACACAAGAATCACAAAGTGACGCAATACAAGAAGAGTAAGGAGAGACATGCCTCGCAGGGCAGAAGACGTTATGATCGCAAACAGCAAGGTTTTGGCGGTCAAACTAAGCCCATCTTTAGAAAAAAG GCAAAAACgacaaagaaaattgtattgaGGATGGAATGTACAGAATGCAAGTACAGAAAACAAATTCCACTGAAAAGATGTAAGCACTTTGAACTGGGTGGTGACAAGAAGAGAAAG GGTCAAATGATTCAGTTCTAA